Part of the Henckelia pumila isolate YLH828 chromosome 2, ASM3356847v2, whole genome shotgun sequence genome is shown below.
ACTTGAATTTGTCTTGTTTTTCCGACAAATGCTGTGAGGCATACTGATATTGAACCCAACTATTCTTTGTGTTAAATGGATCTATCTTTCCATTCGAGAGACTTAACCCTGGCAACATATTTCTATAGTCATGCAAAACATCATGTATGTGTTCAAATTATAAATTGGCACTGTCAAATTCTATCACATTTATtgcttataatttatttttgttaattctACAGGCAATTCTCTAAGTCTGTTGTCAATTTAAATTCTAGTTCACTGTCAAAACATCTTTACAAATATGCTAGATGttttatgattaaaatttttcgCACTGCGTGAATAGAATGAAACTTCTTGTCATTTTTTATAGTGTTGTCTGATTTCTCTTCCTTATGTCCATAATTCAGGTCCATTTTGGAGTAAACAGCGGAGCCACAAAATTCGCTCTAGAGCATCAAGCTGTCAATGAAGCCACCTTCCGTTGTCCAGATGAGATGGGATGGAAGCCTCAGGTCGGATGGGCTAATTAATTCTCTCCAATCATATATCAGGATAACTAGTTTTATATAACAATGATCTTACTTATTGCAGAAAGTTCCCATCGTTCCTGCGGATGGTGGGGTTTCACGGATACGAAAGGTATGTATACATATGATGCTTATGTTAGTTTTTACTTTAGGCTCAGTTGTTGAATGTGGAAAAGGATAAGGCCTTTCTTAGCTGGTTAAAGTGTTGGAGACATTGATCATTGATGAACTCTGGGAGTACACAATCATGTGTTTATACTTTATTATTATACACATAGAAAAAGGAAAATTAGTTGAAAATATAGCGAACTATGAATTATGATGGGAGGATAAAACATCATTTGAGACAAAATTACAAATAACACAACCAGCTTTTACCGCCCTTGAAACCTTCTCTCTTTACCTGGTTTCCATGTGGTCATGTTAGTGTAAAACTTAACTTATATCACAAAGCCTCTAATTTTAAAATGCAGACCTCACTTCCGGTTGAGGATATTACGAAGTCCTTGACGAAGATGGGTTATGAAGTGATGACTTCGGATGATGCTGGTCGGTTTGTTTGCAACTATGTATACTATCATTCGCTGCGTTTTGCGGAGCTGAATGGAATTAAATCGATATTTGTGCACGTTCCTCTCTTCTTAACCATTGACGAAGAGACACAAATGCAGTTTGCTGCTTCGTTGTTGGAGGTAATTGCATCATTGGAGTAATCTGAGCATCGTGGTGTTCTATCATTGTGAAGGTGATGGATATATAtcgatgtatatatatttatggcaaTGCGGTGGTTTACTATTCGAtcaagttataaataatatatactcTATTTTGTTGACGTTTTTCGAGTTTGATgaattcttttttatttattttttctttaatgTATCTTTTGGTTCGTGTGTAAAATATTGCATCTTACCAAAGTACTGAGAAGGGGTAAAATCCACTTGTGTGTGTACATGAATTATacctaatatttatatttactcaaaaatcaaaattatgtgGTCGTCattaatattttgtatattgTATTAAAGATAAAAGTAAAATCCTCGAGGCGAAAGTGG
Proteins encoded:
- the LOC140881902 gene encoding uncharacterized protein — encoded protein: MGSEGPTSPITIHVTGFKKFHGVAENPTETIVNNLQSYLNKRGVSNALIIGSCTILETAGQGAVVPLYQTLQSSVSKDNTVSSSSRVIWVHFGVNSGATKFALEHQAVNEATFRCPDEMGWKPQKVPIVPADGGVSRIRKTSLPVEDITKSLTKMGYEVMTSDDAGRFVCNYVYYHSLRFAELNGIKSIFVHVPLFLTIDEETQMQFAASLLEVIASLE